From one Haloferax marinisediminis genomic stretch:
- the nasA gene encoding assimilatory nitrate reductase NasA produces MSKQVRNPVSSTCMRCAVGCGLVETAHEHGHGLEAARGDPANPVTHGAACRRGIRETVHPTGERLTQPLVRDGGELVPTSWPDALSRVGEAITSAMATTPDDVAILGSGQQTNEAAYLLGKLARAGIGTRHYDANTTLCMASAVTAYYRAFGSDAPPPTYEDIPEAETHLVWGANPAVAHPVLFRWIRQSAADGRLIVVDPVETKTAAAGDEHVSVEPGADFELARAILAHLVTTDRIDESFVDAHTTGFDAVVETLPTVDDAAADAGVSLETVELLADALTDSTLVYWGMGVNQSVRGTATAGALIDLCLASGNLGPGTGPFSLTGQANSMGTRVCSSKGTWPGHRPFDHPDHRQVVADAWDIPVSALPDDSGPGPVGILDSSPSVVWTVATNPVAGMPAADHVRERLDDAFLVVQDAFRTDTVELADVVLPAATWGETDGTTMNMERTVSRVRAATDPPADARCDLDIVADVAARVAPGLLPESPVDAAAVFDEFAALTEGTNADCSGLSYARLDDEHAVRWPAPDPDTAGVYRYYDANTGSWSFPTPSGTAQFSTLDGGPLPEPTDANYPLTLTTARGPDDYNTAVRSRGDDTRSDLVARVAPETLETYCDAVVDGSEGARAILESRRASVTVTLAPDDAVPRGLVWLPIHHPAMNRLTTPAVDPESNEPNFKQCAVRFRRLERS; encoded by the coding sequence GTGTCGAAACAGGTGAGAAACCCCGTCTCGTCTACGTGTATGCGCTGTGCGGTCGGCTGTGGTCTCGTCGAAACCGCTCACGAGCACGGCCACGGTCTCGAAGCGGCCCGTGGTGACCCAGCGAACCCAGTGACTCACGGGGCGGCGTGTCGCCGTGGCATCCGAGAGACTGTGCATCCGACTGGTGAGCGACTCACCCAGCCACTCGTCAGAGACGGTGGCGAACTCGTCCCAACTTCGTGGCCGGATGCGCTGTCGCGGGTCGGCGAGGCCATCACCTCCGCGATGGCGACTACCCCAGACGACGTCGCGATACTCGGCAGCGGGCAACAGACGAACGAAGCGGCGTACCTCCTCGGAAAGCTCGCCCGCGCCGGAATCGGGACTCGTCACTACGACGCGAACACGACGCTGTGTATGGCGAGTGCCGTCACCGCGTACTACCGGGCGTTCGGGAGCGACGCACCGCCACCAACCTACGAAGACATCCCCGAAGCCGAGACGCACCTCGTCTGGGGGGCGAATCCCGCGGTCGCACACCCCGTGTTGTTCCGGTGGATTCGCCAGTCTGCTGCCGACGGCCGACTCATCGTGGTCGACCCCGTCGAGACGAAGACGGCCGCCGCCGGGGACGAACACGTCTCAGTCGAACCGGGTGCTGATTTCGAACTCGCGCGCGCCATCCTCGCGCACCTCGTCACGACCGACCGAATCGACGAGTCGTTCGTCGACGCCCACACGACCGGATTCGACGCAGTAGTCGAGACGCTCCCAACGGTCGACGACGCCGCGGCCGACGCAGGCGTCTCGCTCGAAACTGTCGAGTTACTCGCCGATGCACTGACCGACTCGACGCTCGTCTACTGGGGCATGGGCGTCAACCAGAGCGTCCGCGGCACGGCGACGGCAGGCGCACTCATCGACCTCTGTCTCGCGTCCGGAAATCTCGGGCCGGGGACAGGCCCGTTCTCTCTCACCGGGCAGGCGAACTCGATGGGCACGCGCGTCTGTTCGTCGAAGGGAACGTGGCCGGGCCATCGCCCCTTCGACCATCCCGACCACCGACAGGTGGTGGCAGACGCGTGGGACATTCCCGTCTCCGCACTCCCGGACGACTCGGGACCCGGACCCGTCGGCATCCTCGACTCCTCGCCGTCGGTCGTCTGGACAGTGGCGACGAATCCAGTCGCTGGGATGCCAGCGGCCGACCACGTCCGCGAACGTCTGGACGACGCGTTCCTCGTCGTGCAGGACGCGTTCCGGACCGACACCGTCGAACTCGCGGACGTTGTACTCCCGGCCGCGACGTGGGGCGAGACTGACGGGACGACGATGAACATGGAACGGACGGTTTCGCGTGTCCGTGCAGCCACCGACCCACCCGCTGACGCCCGGTGCGACCTCGACATCGTCGCCGACGTCGCCGCACGAGTCGCGCCCGGACTGCTCCCCGAATCGCCGGTCGACGCGGCGGCAGTGTTCGACGAGTTCGCCGCGCTCACGGAGGGGACGAACGCAGACTGCTCGGGTCTCTCGTACGCCCGACTGGACGACGAACACGCCGTCCGGTGGCCCGCACCCGACCCAGACACTGCTGGAGTCTACCGATATTACGATGCCAACACCGGGTCGTGGTCCTTCCCGACGCCGTCTGGAACGGCGCAGTTCAGCACGCTCGATGGTGGTCCCCTCCCCGAACCGACAGACGCCAACTACCCGTTGACTCTTACGACGGCACGTGGCCCGGACGACTACAACACCGCCGTTCGCTCCCGTGGGGACGACACTCGCTCTGACCTCGTCGCTCGCGTTGCTCCCGAGACGCTCGAAACCTACTGCGACGCTGTCGTGGACGGCTCAGAGGGAGCGAGAGCCATACTCGAATCTCGTCGGGCATCCGTCACCGTGACGCTCGCCCCCGACGATGCAGTCCCGCGTGGACTCGTCTGGCTCCCTATCCACCACCCGGCGATGAACAGACTGACGACTCCGGCGGTAGACCCCGAATCGAACGAACCGAACTTCAAGCAGTGTGCAGTCCGGTTTCGTCGTCTCGAACGGTCGTAA
- a CDS encoding thiolase family protein, whose amino-acid sequence MSEPVIVAAYRTPFGKAGGVFADVRSEDLSVALIDHILDEHDVDADEVEDLMWGVAQQRTEQDNNVARVIALLSELGEGVPATTINRWCASSMQSIISASDAIAAGNRECIIAGGVESMSRIPMDGDSYQHLHPELSERYNLFQLQMGMTAEKVAEEYEVSREAQDEFALRSHQRAAEATDSGRFDDEIVPIETEDGVVTEDEGIRRDTSLEVLGGLDPAFSGSGSVTAGNSSQITDGAAAVLVTSREFADEHGLDVLASVGTNNVAGVDPTVMGIGPVPASRGLLERAGSSIEDYDLVEINEAFASQCEYSRRELGIDEDKLNVNGGAIALGHPLGASGARLPVTLIHEMVKRDVDRGLATLCVGFGQGAAIEFSR is encoded by the coding sequence ATGTCAGAGCCAGTCATTGTCGCCGCGTACCGTACCCCCTTCGGGAAAGCAGGCGGCGTCTTCGCAGACGTTCGAAGCGAAGACCTGTCTGTCGCCCTCATCGACCACATCCTCGACGAACACGACGTCGACGCCGACGAGGTAGAGGACCTGATGTGGGGCGTCGCACAACAACGCACCGAACAGGACAACAACGTCGCTCGCGTCATCGCCCTTCTCTCTGAACTCGGCGAGGGCGTCCCCGCGACGACCATCAACCGCTGGTGTGCCTCCTCGATGCAGTCTATCATCTCCGCATCGGACGCCATCGCCGCCGGCAACCGCGAGTGCATCATCGCGGGCGGGGTCGAGAGCATGTCCCGGATTCCGATGGACGGCGACTCCTACCAGCACCTCCACCCTGAACTGAGCGAGCGCTACAACCTCTTCCAACTCCAGATGGGGATGACTGCCGAGAAGGTCGCAGAAGAGTACGAGGTCTCCCGCGAGGCCCAAGACGAGTTCGCCCTTCGGAGTCACCAGCGTGCCGCCGAGGCGACCGACTCCGGCCGCTTCGACGACGAAATCGTCCCCATCGAGACCGAGGATGGCGTCGTCACCGAAGACGAAGGCATCCGCCGCGACACCTCGCTGGAAGTCCTCGGCGGCCTCGACCCGGCGTTCTCCGGCAGTGGCTCGGTCACCGCAGGCAACTCCTCGCAGATTACCGACGGCGCGGCCGCCGTCCTCGTAACCTCCCGCGAGTTCGCCGACGAACACGGCCTCGACGTCCTCGCCTCCGTCGGCACGAACAACGTCGCCGGTGTGGACCCAACGGTCATGGGCATCGGCCCGGTCCCGGCATCACGTGGACTCCTCGAACGCGCCGGCAGCAGTATCGAGGACTACGACCTCGTGGAGATCAACGAGGCGTTCGCGAGTCAGTGTGAGTACTCCCGCCGCGAACTCGGCATCGACGAAGACAAACTCAACGTCAACGGCGGCGCAATCGCCCTCGGCCACCCACTCGGTGCGTCGGGTGCCCGCCTGCCCGTGACGCTCATCCACGAGATGGTCAAGCGCGACGTTGACCGTGGTCTCGCCACGCTCTGTGTCGGGTTCGGACAGGGTGCGGCAATCGAGTTCAGTCGGTAA
- a CDS encoding aldehyde ferredoxin oxidoreductase family protein: MRHTEGPLCSVDLGARTADTSDIDHILESYLGGRGVATKLVHDSVPFDADPLGPENRLVLAAGPMQQSRMSFTGRVNLTGVSPLTNGIVSSNAGGFLSRHLVGTGYSAIEFTGEADELLAVHVRPDGVEFEPVPELDGAEVPAVTEYAEEEWGLDAEQLICIGPAGENLVRFACVMTTESRAFGRGGLGAVMGAKNLKVVTFAGDAAPGVELEFPSETMDVHRNAATSDHTMKRQGTNAGADYANSVEALPTRYFTERQFDGIEGINGDAVESKKYKKGTCSQCAFACKLPTRDEESGIETEGPEYETSMAFGSNCDVDDVVAVMKSNELCDRLGLDTISAGDTIAAYLMAEDEFGNVDLIHELVEQIGYREGVGDLLAEGTHRVADELGVTDWTVKGMEFPAHDGRHLHGQGLSFATSNRGADHMYASFYAIEYPYVHKSKAMPPNGFDGKPQRLVEKENHNAVLDSGVVCKFSRDFIDEELLGLLFDTTYDHLQDIGERIVTLERHFNNQRGFDRSDDVLPFDIPGFPHALSKYYEIRGWSEDGVVPESAVDGVSGAAPADD; the protein is encoded by the coding sequence ATGCGACACACGGAGGGCCCGCTGTGTTCGGTCGACCTCGGGGCACGGACGGCCGACACGAGCGATATCGACCACATTCTCGAATCGTACCTCGGCGGACGGGGCGTCGCCACGAAACTCGTCCACGACAGCGTTCCGTTCGACGCCGACCCGCTCGGACCGGAGAACCGACTCGTTCTCGCTGCAGGACCGATGCAACAGTCTCGGATGAGTTTCACCGGCCGGGTGAACCTGACGGGCGTCTCACCGCTGACGAACGGCATCGTCTCGTCGAACGCCGGCGGGTTCCTCTCACGACACCTCGTCGGAACAGGTTACAGCGCCATCGAGTTCACCGGCGAGGCGGACGAACTGCTCGCAGTTCACGTCCGACCAGACGGTGTCGAATTCGAGCCAGTACCCGAACTCGACGGCGCGGAAGTTCCTGCAGTCACCGAGTACGCCGAGGAAGAGTGGGGTCTCGACGCCGAGCAACTCATCTGCATCGGACCGGCTGGTGAGAATCTCGTCCGGTTCGCGTGCGTGATGACGACCGAATCGCGCGCGTTCGGCCGCGGCGGCCTCGGCGCGGTCATGGGCGCGAAGAACCTCAAAGTGGTCACCTTCGCGGGCGACGCCGCCCCCGGCGTGGAACTCGAGTTCCCCAGCGAGACGATGGACGTCCACCGCAACGCTGCGACCTCGGACCACACGATGAAGCGACAGGGCACGAACGCCGGCGCCGACTACGCGAACTCCGTCGAGGCCCTCCCGACGCGCTACTTCACCGAACGTCAGTTCGACGGGATCGAGGGAATCAACGGCGACGCCGTGGAGTCGAAGAAGTACAAGAAGGGAACCTGTTCGCAGTGTGCCTTCGCGTGCAAACTCCCGACGCGCGACGAGGAGTCGGGCATCGAGACAGAAGGCCCCGAGTACGAGACGTCGATGGCCTTCGGGTCGAACTGTGACGTCGACGACGTCGTCGCCGTGATGAAGTCCAACGAGTTGTGTGACCGCCTCGGCCTCGACACCATCTCCGCCGGCGACACCATCGCGGCCTACCTGATGGCCGAAGACGAGTTCGGCAACGTCGACCTCATCCACGAACTGGTCGAACAAATCGGCTACCGCGAGGGCGTCGGCGACCTGCTCGCAGAGGGAACCCACCGTGTCGCCGACGAACTCGGCGTCACCGACTGGACGGTCAAGGGCATGGAGTTCCCGGCACACGACGGCCGCCATCTCCACGGACAGGGCCTCTCCTTTGCGACTTCGAACCGCGGGGCCGACCACATGTACGCCTCGTTCTACGCCATCGAGTACCCCTACGTGCACAAGTCGAAGGCGATGCCGCCGAACGGATTCGACGGGAAACCACAGCGTCTCGTGGAGAAAGAGAACCACAACGCCGTCCTCGACAGCGGCGTCGTCTGCAAGTTCTCCCGCGACTTCATCGACGAGGAACTGCTTGGTCTCCTGTTCGACACGACCTACGACCACCTCCAGGACATCGGCGAACGCATCGTCACCCTCGAACGCCACTTCAACAACCAGCGCGGGTTCGACCGGAGCGACGACGTGCTTCCGTTCGACATCCCCGGCTTCCCGCACGCGCTCTCGAAGTACTACGAGATTCGCGGGTGGAGTGAGGACGGTGTCGTGCCGGAATCGGCAGTCGACGGCGTGAGTGGAGCGGCGCCAGCGGACGACTGA
- a CDS encoding cation:proton antiporter domain-containing protein, with amino-acid sequence MAAAGGANLIPLVAAIIGIGVISQVLSDRFRIPSVVFLIAAGILLGPEVLGIISPDSFGNALQAIVGLSVAIIVFEGAFHLRIDKLREAPSATFRLVTVGAVISFIGTGLVVHYALGAPWAVSFLVGALLVATGPTVIAPILEVVPVRDRVGAALDTEGIVNDVTAAIVAVVIFEAILEGVSSPNALVTLFAERLGVGVIVGAIVAGALYYALQYVDLSPGNAPQNARLLVLAGALVSYGAADFVATEAGIAAVATAGILLGNADVPYEKEISAFKGDITLLVLSFVFIALAALLDFENLLALGVGGLAVVAAVALVIRPLLVFVSTAGDRFTRGEKLFMSFVGPRGIIPASVATLFAIAFREEATRLAAEGMTQQAAVLNESASVLVGTVFLVILMTVLFEAGLARQIAEYLDVIPMRVLVIGGGKVGRALAERLEDRGENVVLIEENQEVVQTARNLGFTVHHGDGTDTDVLRSAGAGNAKVVVAATGDDDVNLLVSQLANSKFEPENVLARANNPDNVDAFEELGVRTISSTIATAQAMDNYIERPTMSNWMGEIGRSGDVQEVEVTAESLIGRTIREVGPELPSGCLVALVSRNGDTNVPDADFTLQEGDRITIIGGRDAVRTAERLVHPE; translated from the coding sequence GTGGCCGCAGCAGGAGGAGCGAATCTCATCCCGCTCGTCGCCGCAATCATCGGCATCGGCGTCATCTCGCAGGTGCTTTCGGACCGGTTTAGGATTCCGAGTGTCGTGTTTCTCATCGCGGCAGGAATCTTACTCGGCCCCGAGGTCCTCGGCATCATCTCTCCCGACTCGTTCGGGAATGCACTGCAAGCAATCGTCGGGCTCTCAGTCGCGATTATCGTGTTCGAAGGAGCGTTCCACCTTCGAATCGACAAACTCCGCGAGGCACCCTCGGCGACGTTCCGTCTCGTCACGGTAGGAGCGGTTATCTCCTTCATCGGGACGGGACTCGTCGTCCACTACGCGCTCGGTGCGCCGTGGGCGGTGTCGTTCCTCGTCGGTGCGCTGCTCGTCGCAACCGGTCCGACGGTCATCGCACCGATTCTCGAAGTCGTCCCGGTTCGTGACCGCGTCGGCGCGGCACTCGACACCGAGGGAATCGTCAACGACGTGACGGCCGCTATCGTCGCTGTCGTCATCTTCGAGGCGATTCTCGAAGGGGTCAGCAGTCCCAACGCGCTCGTGACGCTGTTCGCCGAGCGACTCGGTGTCGGCGTCATCGTCGGTGCAATCGTCGCGGGAGCACTGTACTACGCGCTTCAGTACGTCGACCTCTCGCCCGGAAACGCCCCGCAGAACGCCCGGTTGCTCGTCCTCGCGGGCGCACTCGTGTCCTACGGCGCGGCCGACTTCGTCGCCACCGAGGCTGGCATCGCCGCCGTCGCGACTGCCGGTATCCTCCTCGGAAACGCCGACGTGCCGTACGAAAAGGAGATTTCGGCGTTCAAAGGTGACATCACCTTGCTCGTCCTCTCGTTCGTCTTCATCGCCCTCGCGGCGTTGCTCGACTTCGAGAACCTCCTCGCACTCGGCGTCGGCGGTCTCGCCGTCGTCGCCGCCGTCGCACTCGTCATCCGCCCGCTTCTCGTCTTCGTCTCGACGGCGGGTGACCGCTTCACCAGAGGAGAGAAGCTCTTCATGAGCTTCGTCGGCCCGCGCGGGATTATCCCAGCGTCGGTTGCGACCCTGTTCGCCATCGCCTTCCGTGAGGAAGCGACGCGACTCGCCGCCGAAGGGATGACCCAACAGGCCGCCGTCCTGAACGAGAGTGCCTCGGTTCTCGTCGGGACAGTCTTCTTAGTCATCCTCATGACTGTCCTCTTCGAGGCCGGACTCGCTCGCCAAATAGCAGAATACCTCGACGTCATACCAATGCGTGTACTTGTAATCGGAGGCGGGAAGGTGGGCCGTGCGCTCGCCGAACGCCTCGAAGACCGTGGAGAGAACGTGGTTCTCATCGAAGAGAACCAGGAAGTAGTCCAGACCGCCCGAAATCTAGGGTTCACCGTGCATCACGGTGACGGCACCGACACGGACGTCCTCCGGTCGGCGGGCGCCGGCAACGCCAAAGTCGTCGTCGCCGCCACCGGTGACGACGACGTGAACTTGCTCGTCTCGCAACTCGCGAACTCGAAGTTCGAACCGGAGAACGTGCTCGCACGGGCGAACAACCCGGACAACGTGGATGCGTTCGAAGAACTCGGCGTCCGGACCATCTCGTCGACCATCGCAACCGCACAGGCGATGGACAACTACATCGAGCGCCCGACGATGTCCAACTGGATGGGCGAAATCGGCCGCTCGGGCGACGTGCAAGAAGTCGAAGTCACCGCCGAGAGCCTCATCGGGCGGACCATCCGCGAAGTCGGCCCCGAACTCCCGAGTGGCTGTCTCGTCGCGCTCGTCTCCCGAAACGGCGACACGAACGTCCCCGACGCCGACTTCACCCTGCAGGAGGGTGACCGTATCACTATCATCGGTGGGCGCGACGCCGTCCGCACCGCAGAGAGACTCGTCCACCCCGAATAG
- a CDS encoding AMP-dependent synthetase/ligase, producing the protein MDWRDAEAAFDDPVIARTTLPQMFEESAARNASRVAQRYKGGVYDRSLVESGVVPAAPSGDYGELTYESMRDVVRNLAAGFRDLGLETDDRVGIFAHTRMEWAQSDFAILAAGGVVTTVYTSSSERQVQYLLSDPGANAVVVENQELLDRVVAVEDDLDLRFIVVIDEYEGYDDRDDILTFGELYHRGKEVFDEAEYESWLNERDVDDLASLIYTSGTTGQPKGVQLTHWNFRSNVNEAYRRFGPRPDKDGLPVFGTNTVGLSFLPLAHVFERMAGHFLVFAAGGSVAYAESPDTLREDFQLVRPTSATSVPRVYEKLYDAIRTQASESPVKQRIFEWAVDVGQTYHTTESPGIGLTLKHRLADRLVFQQVRDALGSNLDFFISGGGSLSAELCALYHAMGLPIYEGYGLTETSPVITVNPPEEPKIGTIGYPLRDVELKLDKTVVGDQLGAAGGEVGELLVRGPNVTSGYWNLPEETEAAFVEDDDGNRWFRTGDVVELRPDGYITFRERAKQILVLSTGKNVAPGPIEDAFASSPIVEQCMVLGDGHRFISALIVPSFDGLQKWADAEGIDLPDDPKEICRDDRVQARIEQEVDEANENFESYEQIKQFRIVPEEFSEDNDLMTPTMKKKRRNILDRYADEVSLIYEESDHRTEERTGSDQAATQ; encoded by the coding sequence ATGGATTGGCGCGACGCAGAGGCGGCGTTCGATGACCCTGTCATCGCACGGACGACTCTCCCACAGATGTTCGAAGAGAGCGCGGCCCGCAACGCCTCGCGAGTCGCACAACGCTACAAAGGCGGGGTCTACGACAGGTCCCTCGTCGAATCTGGCGTCGTGCCGGCGGCACCCAGCGGCGACTACGGCGAGCTAACCTACGAGTCGATGCGAGACGTCGTCAGAAACCTCGCCGCCGGCTTCCGCGACCTCGGCTTGGAGACGGACGACCGTGTCGGAATCTTCGCCCACACGCGGATGGAGTGGGCACAGTCTGACTTCGCGATTCTCGCTGCCGGCGGCGTCGTCACCACGGTCTACACGTCGTCGTCGGAACGGCAGGTGCAGTACCTCCTGTCCGACCCCGGCGCGAACGCGGTCGTCGTCGAAAATCAGGAACTCTTAGACCGCGTGGTCGCTGTCGAAGACGACCTCGACCTCAGATTCATCGTCGTCATCGACGAGTACGAGGGGTACGACGACCGCGACGACATCCTGACGTTCGGTGAACTGTATCACCGGGGGAAGGAGGTCTTCGACGAGGCGGAGTACGAGTCGTGGCTGAACGAGCGCGACGTAGACGACCTCGCGAGTCTCATCTACACCTCCGGAACCACCGGCCAACCGAAGGGCGTCCAACTCACCCACTGGAACTTCCGGTCGAACGTCAACGAGGCGTATCGACGGTTCGGTCCCCGCCCAGACAAGGACGGCCTGCCGGTGTTCGGAACCAACACGGTTGGCCTCTCGTTCCTCCCGCTTGCACACGTCTTCGAGCGGATGGCCGGCCACTTCCTGGTGTTCGCGGCGGGCGGGTCCGTCGCCTACGCAGAGAGTCCCGACACGCTCCGCGAGGACTTCCAACTCGTTCGGCCGACGAGCGCGACGAGCGTCCCCCGAGTGTACGAAAAACTCTACGACGCCATTCGAACACAGGCGAGCGAATCACCCGTCAAACAGCGCATCTTCGAGTGGGCCGTCGACGTCGGCCAAACGTACCACACGACGGAGTCGCCGGGCATCGGTCTCACACTGAAGCATCGTCTCGCCGACCGACTCGTCTTCCAGCAGGTCCGAGACGCACTCGGTAGCAACCTCGACTTCTTCATCAGTGGCGGTGGCAGTCTCTCGGCGGAACTCTGTGCGCTCTACCACGCGATGGGGCTGCCAATCTACGAAGGCTACGGCCTCACCGAAACGTCGCCCGTCATCACGGTCAACCCACCAGAAGAACCCAAAATCGGCACCATCGGCTACCCGCTCCGGGACGTCGAACTCAAACTCGACAAGACGGTCGTCGGTGACCAACTGGGTGCTGCGGGCGGCGAAGTCGGCGAACTACTCGTTCGCGGGCCGAACGTCACGAGTGGCTACTGGAACCTCCCCGAAGAGACCGAGGCGGCGTTCGTCGAAGACGACGACGGGAACCGCTGGTTCCGCACCGGCGACGTGGTCGAACTCCGGCCCGACGGCTACATCACCTTCCGGGAGCGTGCCAAGCAGATTCTCGTCCTCTCGACGGGCAAGAACGTCGCACCCGGCCCCATCGAAGATGCCTTCGCCTCGTCACCAATCGTCGAGCAGTGTATGGTTCTTGGAGACGGTCACAGGTTCATCTCTGCGCTCATCGTCCCGAGTTTCGATGGGCTCCAGAAGTGGGCCGACGCCGAAGGAATCGACCTCCCCGACGACCCGAAGGAAATCTGCCGCGACGACCGAGTCCAAGCACGAATCGAACAGGAAGTCGACGAGGCGAACGAGAACTTCGAGTCCTACGAACAGATCAAGCAGTTCCGCATCGTCCCCGAGGAGTTCTCCGAAGACAACGACCTGATGACGCCGACGATGAAGAAGAAACGGCGCAACATCCTCGACCGTTATGCCGACGAGGTGTCGCTCATCTACGAGGAGTCAGACCACCGAACCGAAGAGCGAACCGGGAGCGACCAGGCCGCGACACAGTAA
- a CDS encoding MBL fold metallo-hydrolase, whose translation MAIGDVEPVPNSTDVYYVDTGMYEVEQYGSVFLIDAERPALIDTGIAADREAVFGLLDEVGVDDLEYILPTHVHLDHAGGAGYLAERYPDATVMTHEIGAPHLVDPTRLVEGTKAAVEDQWRFYDEPLPIDEDRVEPLTDGDEIDLGDRTLTVYHAPGHAPHQVMFHDDGDDVLFVGDAMGIWEPKTETLRQTSPPAQFHLEKALDDVRTVEDIAPETLCFGHFGPHPYSEEFAEEYKRVLVEWVEAIRQKREELDDDEAVISHFVEHSRMDEVWGVRKAHDEERLNTRGVLGYLDYIGDEE comes from the coding sequence ATGGCCATTGGCGACGTCGAACCCGTGCCGAACAGCACGGACGTGTACTACGTGGATACGGGAATGTACGAGGTCGAACAGTACGGGTCGGTGTTCCTCATCGACGCCGAGCGACCGGCGCTCATCGACACTGGAATCGCCGCCGACCGTGAGGCAGTCTTCGGACTGCTCGACGAAGTCGGCGTCGACGACCTGGAATACATCCTCCCGACACACGTCCACCTCGACCACGCCGGCGGCGCAGGCTATCTCGCCGAACGGTATCCGGACGCCACGGTGATGACACACGAAATCGGTGCGCCTCACCTCGTCGACCCGACGCGACTCGTCGAAGGCACGAAAGCGGCCGTGGAAGACCAGTGGCGCTTCTACGACGAACCGCTTCCAATCGACGAAGACCGCGTGGAACCGCTCACCGATGGTGACGAAATCGACCTCGGCGACCGGACGCTCACCGTCTACCACGCACCGGGACACGCCCCGCATCAGGTCATGTTCCACGACGACGGAGACGACGTCCTCTTCGTCGGCGACGCGATGGGCATCTGGGAACCGAAGACGGAGACGCTGCGACAGACCTCGCCGCCGGCGCAGTTCCACCTCGAGAAGGCGCTCGACGACGTGCGAACCGTCGAAGACATCGCCCCCGAGACGCTCTGTTTCGGTCACTTCGGGCCACACCCGTACTCGGAGGAGTTCGCCGAGGAGTACAAACGCGTCCTCGTCGAGTGGGTCGAAGCAATCCGACAGAAACGCGAGGAACTGGACGACGACGAGGCAGTCATCTCGCACTTCGTCGAACACTCGCGGATGGACGAGGTCTGGGGCGTCCGGAAAGCCCACGACGAAGAGCGACTGAACACACGCGGCGTCCTCGGCTACCTCGACTACATCGGCGACGAAGAATAG